From Marinitoga sp. 38H-ov:
CATCACATCTAAAAGGAAATATTATGAAGGTTGAAGAAAGAGGAACAGATTTATATGAAGTTATTGATAGGGTATCGGATGCATATGAGAGAAAACTAAAGAAATTTAAAGAAAAATTACAAAATCACGTATCCCCCAATCCTTTAAAGGAATTAAATGTAGAGTATGTTGATGAAGATGACATTTTAAACAAAATTGATAAAAGAAAACGTTTTGATTTAAATATGTATTCTCTTGAAGAAGCTATTATGCAATTAGAATTATTAGGTCATGAATTTTTTGTATTCAGAAATTCTGATACAGAAGAGGTTAATGTTGTTTATAAGCGAAAAGATGGAAGTTTGGGATTAATAGAATTAATAGGATAATAACATAAATAATGCGGGGATTTTCCCCGCATTTATTATTATATATAAATTATAAAATATCAATATTGAATAATTTTCTTGCGATTAAACCTATTACAAATGAAATAATCATAACGCTAAAGCTAATAGTAATCATTTCTAAAAAATAATATTTAAATGTTTTTTCTTGAACAACAGAAACAAAAAATGAAAAGAATATTATTACAATAATAGCATTTATTATAGTGAACAATAATGAAATCATTGGATTGGAAAATATAAAATACGGAGCAACAAGTAAAATTACAGTAATAATATATGCTATTCCTGTATAAATGGATGCTTTTAATGGATTTGTAGCATCTTTTTCTGCTCTTTGAGACAAATATTCTGATGCTGCCATTGAAAATGATGCGGCAATTCCTGTAATTAATCCGGATAATGCAACAAGACGAGAATTTTGAAATGCAAAGGTTAAACCCGCTAATGTTCCTGTTAATTCAACTAATGCATCATTTAATCCTAATACCATAGAACTAACATATTGAATTTTTTCTTCATCAATTAAACTCAATAATTTTTTCTCATGGTTATTTTCATCTTCTATTATTTCATTAAATTCTGGAATTATTTCTTTCACATCATCATAAGCAATTTGAGCTTTTTCCTCTCCTTTTTCCATTGCATTTAGGGCAAAAGTTAATCCAAATATATAGGATAATAACACATACCAGAATACTAAAAATTTATTTGGTTTAATATCTTTATTTGTATATTTTTTTATTATATTATAATGTTTAATCTCATCTTTTGATATACTTTCTAATATATTTCCATTATCTCCTTTAATTCTTTTGGCTAAATTTTTATATACGTAATATTCGGTTATTTCATATTTTTGAAATAACATTAATTTTTCTCTAATTTTATCATCCATATTATCCCTCCAATCTATAATCAAAGTCTATTGTTACTTCAGGTGTATTAACGTTGATTTTTTCAACATATTCTGGATGTTTTTTTATAATTTGTTTAATTCCCGAATCCCCTTCAAGATTTAATATATCTTCAAATAATTCTTTTTTCACTAAAGTTGGAAATCCCTTTTTATTATTATAATATGGAGCAATTATAAGCTTATTGCTTTTAACATTTAAAATCATATCAACAATTTCTTTTTTTACAAGAGGCATATCTCCAAGAAATATTAACACATAATCATAACTATTTTTTAAAGCATATTTTATAGCAGTTTTAACAGAAGAAGAAATTCCGTTTATATAGTCATTGTTAATAACTATTTTAAAATCATATAATTCAAAATTATTTTTCCATTTATCATTTACAACTATTATTTTATCAAAATTATAGGAATTTAATAAATCAATTGTCCATTGTAAAAGAGGTTTCCCATTATAATTAAATAGCAATTTATTTCCCTTAAATCTACTAGAAAGTCCAGCAGCTAAAATAACTCCTAATATTTTCATTTTTTAATAACCTCCATTTGATGTATAATATATGTTAAGATTATATCACAAATATAATATATATTTAGGGGGGATTGGATGAAAATAAAAGATATTATTCCTGTGGCGCTGGGGGAGGAGAAACCGGATATATTATTAAAAAACGCAAAGCTTGTAAATGTTTTTACAGGAGAAATTGAAGAAACAAATATTGCATTATTTAGAAAAAGAATTGCAGGAATTGGTGATTATAATGAAGGAAAAGAAATAATTAATTTAGAAGGCAAATATGTTTTACCTGGGTTTATAAATGCTCATTTACATATAGAAAGTTCTATGTTATCTCCAAGACAATTTGCCAAAGCAGTATTATTAAGGGGAACAACTACAGTAATAGCCGACCCGCATGAAATATCCAATGTGCTGGGACTAGATGGACTAGAGTATATGATTAAATCAACTGAAGGAATACCTTTAAATGTATATATAGCAATTCCTTCGGCTGTTCCTGCAACAAATATGGAAATATCAGGAGCTAGGCTTGGTCCTGAAGATATAGTTGGTTTTGTTGATTCATACCCAAATAGAATTATTGCATTGGGAGAGGTAATGAACTTTCCTGGGGTGTTAAATAGGGATCCTGAATTATTAACTAAAATAGAAATATTAAGACATATGTATAAGAAAATAGATGGGCATGCACCTGGAGTTAGAGGAAAAGAATTAAATGCATATATAGACGCGTTTATTAGATCTGATCATGAATGTACAACAAAAGAAGAAGCATTAGAGAAAATTAGTAAAGGTATGCAAGTGTTTATAAGAGAAGGTACAGCTGCAAAAAATCTCGATGCACTAATTGAAGCAGTTAACGAAATGAATCATCATAGTTTTTCATTTTGTACTGATGACAGGGAGCCTTTAGACATATTAAATGAAGGAGATATAGATTATTTAGTAAGAAGAAGTATTGAAAAAGGAATAGACCCTATTATAGCTATTAGAATGGCAACAATTAATACAGCAAGATATTATAATCTAAGAAGTATGGGAGCAATAGCACCTGGTTATAAGGCTGATATTTTAGTAGTTGATGATTTGAAAAAAATGAATATAAGGATGGTATTTAAAGATTCTAAATTAGTTGTTAAAGATGGAAAATTTGTTGAAGATATGAAAGGTGTATATAATGATATTCCTAAAAAATTTGGTAAAGTAGTTTTACCAGAATTTTCTGCTAATGATTTAAAAATAAAGAATAAAGGAAATAAAATAAGGGTAATAAAAATATTTGAAGGATCATTATTAACAGACGAATTAATTTTAGAACCAAAAATAGAAAATGGTTTTGTTGTTTCTGATATAGAAAGAGATATAATAAAAATTGCAATATTTGAAAGACATACAGGTACAAATTATTCTTTGGGTTTTGTTCATGGTTTTGGTTTAAAAAGTGGAGCTATTGGTTCAAGTATAGGACATGATTCACATAATATAGGAATAATTGGAACAAATGATGAAGATATGTATTTAGCTGCTAAAGAAATAGAAAAAATGAATGGTGGAATGGTTGTAGTTGATAATGGTAAAATATTATCAAAGTTACC
This genomic window contains:
- the raiA gene encoding ribosome-associated translation inhibitor RaiA — translated: MEYKLFTKNIELTAALEDYLEKRMEKIDRVFKKHDELLMSTDVRVEKDRELFKVEVTSHLKGNIMKVEERGTDLYEVIDRVSDAYERKLKKFKEKLQNHVSPNPLKELNVEYVDEDDILNKIDKRKRFDLNMYSLEEAIMQLELLGHEFFVFRNSDTEEVNVVYKRKDGSLGLIELIG
- a CDS encoding VIT1/CCC1 transporter family protein, with product MDDKIREKLMLFQKYEITEYYVYKNLAKRIKGDNGNILESISKDEIKHYNIIKKYTNKDIKPNKFLVFWYVLLSYIFGLTFALNAMEKGEEKAQIAYDDVKEIIPEFNEIIEDENNHEKKLLSLIDEEKIQYVSSMVLGLNDALVELTGTLAGLTFAFQNSRLVALSGLITGIAASFSMAASEYLSQRAEKDATNPLKASIYTGIAYIITVILLVAPYFIFSNPMISLLFTIINAIIVIIFFSFFVSVVQEKTFKYYFLEMITISFSVMIISFVIGLIARKLFNIDIL
- a CDS encoding nucleotidyltransferase family protein, with the translated sequence MKILGVILAAGLSSRFKGNKLLFNYNGKPLLQWTIDLLNSYNFDKIIVVNDKWKNNFELYDFKIVINNDYINGISSSVKTAIKYALKNSYDYVLIFLGDMPLVKKEIVDMILNVKSNKLIIAPYYNNKKGFPTLVKKELFEDILNLEGDSGIKQIIKKHPEYVEKINVNTPEVTIDFDYRLEG
- the ade gene encoding adenine deaminase, producing MKIKDIIPVALGEEKPDILLKNAKLVNVFTGEIEETNIALFRKRIAGIGDYNEGKEIINLEGKYVLPGFINAHLHIESSMLSPRQFAKAVLLRGTTTVIADPHEISNVLGLDGLEYMIKSTEGIPLNVYIAIPSAVPATNMEISGARLGPEDIVGFVDSYPNRIIALGEVMNFPGVLNRDPELLTKIEILRHMYKKIDGHAPGVRGKELNAYIDAFIRSDHECTTKEEALEKISKGMQVFIREGTAAKNLDALIEAVNEMNHHSFSFCTDDREPLDILNEGDIDYLVRRSIEKGIDPIIAIRMATINTARYYNLRSMGAIAPGYKADILVVDDLKKMNIRMVFKDSKLVVKDGKFVEDMKGVYNDIPKKFGKVVLPEFSANDLKIKNKGNKIRVIKIFEGSLLTDELILEPKIENGFVVSDIERDIIKIAIFERHTGTNYSLGFVHGFGLKSGAIGSSIGHDSHNIGIIGTNDEDMYLAAKEIEKMNGGMVVVDNGKILSKLPLPIAGLMTDKELEDVVEDLELLEENVKKLGAVDATFMTLSFLQLAVIPNLKITNNGLVDVNKQEYVDLFVD